Proteins encoded by one window of uncultured Ilyobacter sp.:
- a CDS encoding response regulator transcription factor, whose amino-acid sequence MKILVVEDEQNIMTYLKKGLTEAGYKVDVAGNGEDAIYLASINNYDLVILDVMIPKINGLEVCRILRREKNPAYIILLSAKDQVQDKVEGLDAGADDYLIKPFVFAELLARIRAVLRRNSEDKENIIEAKGLTVNLLNREVKRGGKDIELTLKEFSLLEYFIRNKNLVLTRTMIAEKVWNIDFLTDTNVVDVYINHLRKKIDRDFDDKLIYTVRGVGYILKA is encoded by the coding sequence ATGAAAATACTGGTTGTTGAGGATGAACAAAACATAATGACCTATCTTAAAAAAGGTCTGACTGAAGCTGGATATAAGGTTGACGTTGCAGGAAATGGTGAGGATGCCATCTATCTAGCATCGATAAATAATTATGATCTCGTCATTCTAGATGTGATGATACCAAAGATAAATGGTCTAGAGGTCTGCAGAATCCTCAGAAGGGAAAAAAATCCAGCTTATATAATACTTTTATCTGCTAAAGATCAGGTTCAGGACAAGGTAGAGGGGCTAGATGCGGGGGCAGATGACTATTTGATAAAACCATTTGTGTTTGCAGAACTTTTGGCAAGAATTAGAGCGGTACTTAGGAGAAACTCTGAGGATAAAGAGAATATAATTGAGGCCAAGGGTCTTACAGTGAATCTTTTGAACAGAGAGGTAAAGAGAGGTGGGAAAGATATAGAACTTACCCTGAAGGAATTTTCCTTATTAGAATATTTTATTAGAAACAAGAATCTTGTGCTCACAAGAACTATGATAGCTGAAAAAGTATGGAATATAGATTTTCTAACTGATACCAACGTAGTAGATGTTTATATAAACCACCTTAGAAAGAAGATAGACAGGGATTTTGACGACAAGCTGATCTACACTGTGAGAGGAGTAGGATATATATTAAAAGCTTAA
- a CDS encoding HAMP domain-containing sensor histidine kinase: MAVAAIVVILLLFNYTIQLLIMNEIDKELAVEVKNFNSFLENKEFDSQIEAGELRKDLSFLVVDKDNNGIYMESFSLEDSALIIEKISDAEKKVFDVVIVPNKRYHLMMSEIPENTLFPNGSRLLVVKDISYISNTRYFSSYIMAITMLVLIAFFVAMINFTMEKIFNALRELDDFGVALQGERVPDLSLRFNKRYGNNEIDTLINTLNHSVEAMEDSFKKMEEFSSNVSHELKTPMTSMKSMIEIELSKDRTKEEYQETLIRVLEEMDWLIGITRDLLTLTKNPQGIKATFEPLNLSKAGGEICEIMEIIAIDEEIDLKWDFSAIEDEVVMGDSSSIKQTIMNLINNAIKYNKEQGSIWVYGEKTEELVKIVVEDSGMGIKKENISRLTERFFREDSVRTVKKSGVGLGLSLVKHILHLHGGELEIYSEEGIGSIFKISLPKYSEGG, translated from the coding sequence ATGGCAGTTGCAGCCATAGTGGTGATTTTACTGCTTTTTAACTATACAATACAGCTTTTGATTATGAATGAAATAGATAAGGAGTTGGCTGTAGAAGTTAAAAATTTCAACTCTTTTTTGGAAAATAAAGAGTTTGATTCTCAGATAGAGGCGGGAGAGCTCAGAAAGGATCTTTCCTTTCTCGTGGTTGATAAAGATAATAACGGCATCTATATGGAATCCTTTAGTCTAGAAGACTCTGCACTTATAATAGAAAAAATTTCAGATGCTGAAAAAAAAGTTTTTGATGTGGTGATAGTGCCTAACAAGAGATATCACCTGATGATGTCTGAAATTCCTGAAAATACCCTCTTCCCCAATGGAAGCAGGCTTCTTGTGGTTAAGGATATATCCTATATATCCAACACCAGATATTTTTCCAGTTATATAATGGCAATTACAATGTTGGTTCTTATTGCCTTTTTTGTTGCAATGATAAATTTTACAATGGAGAAAATTTTCAATGCTCTGAGGGAGCTTGACGATTTTGGGGTGGCTCTCCAGGGAGAGAGGGTTCCAGATCTCTCTCTTAGGTTTAATAAAAGGTATGGAAATAACGAGATAGACACCCTGATAAACACTCTAAATCATTCAGTGGAAGCCATGGAAGATTCTTTTAAGAAGATGGAGGAGTTTTCCTCTAATGTAAGCCATGAGCTTAAAACACCTATGACCTCCATGAAGAGTATGATCGAGATAGAACTTTCCAAAGATAGGACGAAGGAGGAATATCAGGAAACCCTCATAAGGGTCTTAGAAGAGATGGACTGGCTGATAGGGATAACGAGAGACCTTCTGACTCTTACCAAAAATCCTCAGGGGATAAAAGCAACCTTTGAACCTTTAAACCTTTCTAAAGCAGGAGGGGAGATTTGTGAGATAATGGAGATAATTGCCATAGATGAAGAGATTGATCTCAAGTGGGACTTTTCTGCCATAGAGGATGAAGTGGTTATGGGGGACAGCAGCAGCATAAAACAGACGATAATGAACCTCATCAACAATGCTATAAAGTATAACAAGGAACAAGGTTCTATATGGGTATATGGAGAAAAAACAGAAGAGCTGGTCAAAATAGTAGTAGAAGATAGTGGAATGGGAATAAAAAAAGAGAATATTTCAAGACTGACTGAGCGTTTTTTCAGAGAGGACAGTGTGAGAACAGTAAAAAAATCTGGTGTGGGGCTGGGCCTATCTCTAGTAAAGCATATACTACACCTTCATGGAGGAGAACTTGAAATTTATAGTGAAGAAGGTATTGGAAGTATTTTTAAAATATCTCTTCCGAAATATAGCGAGGGCGGATAA
- a CDS encoding AMP-binding protein, whose protein sequence is MEFVRDYGKTAIFFRDKEYTYKDLIRGAKYYSTLLDLEKGKRAVVFSENRPEIAFSVFAIWEKNGVTINADGGYNSEELAYVLSDADPKYIFTSEKNYGTAVEAKRLSDSPVRIIKFEDISIPENFQVGNWVLNSPEKDEVAVILYTSGTTGNPKGVMLTVGNIMSNLDALKEIKLYDKNDRFLALLPYHHVFPLVINLFAPFYNGSMVVMVDEISSETIREALQKYKITIMIGVPRLWELLHKGIMAKINSSKAALYLFRACEKIKIEWLRKKIFKKVHDAFGGSMRIMASGGAKLDPTIMKNLTTLGFKMLEGYGLTETSPIITFNNPKDARVGSAGVPIPGVEVKISDDGEVLARGLNVMKGYLNRPETTAQVIDSEGWFHTGDLGELREGHLYLIGRKKEMIVLSNGKNINPADIEIEIMKDAKLIKEMAVTEYNKHLVAIVYPDFEAIKNANITNIKETLKWEIIDKYNVTAPKYRKILEIKIVKEELPKTKLGKLRRFKLNELIEGTEDKQEEKTDKKVSEELQTNEYREIEKYLKENHGVDVTPESHLELDLGLDSLDLVEILSFIENSFGVEIQEDEFVNIGSIEDLCKFIREKGGEYREGDINWNTILNKDIEVDLPKSAAVSKIFKLLTAPIFKFHLKLEKTGMENIPDTPCIFAGNHQSLADGFAFNQALSNKKLEKTYYLATVVQFKTPLKLFLAKRGNVVIVDINKNLKETLQIAAKVLKSGKNLVIFPEGARTRDGEIQEFKKSFAILSKELNIPVVPFGIDGAYEAMPFGKSFPQRGKMRLNFFPAVEPGGKELEEIMNETKDIIDKWIKKS, encoded by the coding sequence ATGGAATTTGTCAGGGATTATGGGAAGACAGCCATATTTTTTAGGGACAAAGAATATACTTACAAAGATCTGATACGTGGTGCCAAGTATTATTCCACCCTTTTAGATCTTGAAAAAGGCAAGAGGGCGGTTGTCTTTTCAGAAAACAGGCCTGAGATAGCCTTTTCTGTATTTGCCATATGGGAAAAAAACGGAGTTACTATCAATGCAGATGGAGGGTATAATTCTGAGGAGCTCGCCTATGTCCTCTCTGATGCCGATCCAAAATATATTTTTACTTCTGAGAAAAACTATGGTACAGCTGTGGAGGCCAAAAGACTTTCTGACTCTCCAGTAAGAATAATAAAATTCGAGGATATTAGTATACCTGAAAATTTCCAAGTGGGAAACTGGGTTCTTAATTCTCCAGAAAAAGATGAAGTGGCAGTTATCCTCTATACCTCTGGAACAACTGGGAATCCAAAAGGTGTAATGCTTACAGTGGGAAATATCATGTCCAACCTAGATGCCCTAAAAGAGATAAAGCTCTATGACAAAAATGACAGGTTTCTTGCCCTTCTTCCATATCATCATGTGTTTCCTCTGGTTATAAACTTATTTGCCCCTTTCTACAACGGGTCTATGGTGGTTATGGTAGATGAGATATCCTCAGAGACCATAAGGGAAGCACTGCAGAAATATAAAATAACCATAATGATAGGAGTCCCTAGACTATGGGAACTTTTACATAAAGGGATTATGGCTAAGATAAACAGCAGTAAGGCTGCCCTTTATCTTTTCAGAGCCTGCGAAAAGATAAAAATTGAGTGGCTCAGAAAAAAAATATTTAAAAAAGTACATGATGCTTTTGGTGGAAGTATGAGAATAATGGCCTCAGGAGGGGCAAAGTTAGACCCGACGATAATGAAGAATCTGACTACTCTTGGCTTTAAAATGCTAGAGGGTTACGGCCTGACTGAGACCTCACCTATAATTACATTTAACAATCCAAAGGATGCCAGGGTTGGATCTGCAGGAGTACCTATACCGGGGGTAGAGGTGAAGATATCAGACGACGGAGAAGTATTGGCACGTGGACTCAATGTGATGAAAGGCTACCTCAACAGACCTGAAACTACCGCTCAAGTAATAGACTCTGAAGGCTGGTTTCACACAGGTGATTTAGGGGAACTCCGTGAGGGGCATCTTTATCTTATCGGCAGAAAAAAAGAGATGATAGTCCTGTCTAACGGGAAGAATATAAATCCGGCAGATATAGAAATAGAGATCATGAAAGATGCCAAGCTCATAAAGGAGATGGCAGTTACAGAATACAACAAGCACCTTGTGGCAATTGTTTATCCTGATTTTGAAGCCATAAAAAACGCCAATATCACCAATATTAAAGAGACACTAAAATGGGAGATAATAGACAAGTACAATGTAACAGCTCCCAAGTACCGTAAAATCCTGGAGATAAAAATTGTAAAAGAGGAGCTCCCCAAGACAAAACTTGGTAAGCTTAGAAGGTTCAAGCTCAATGAACTTATAGAGGGAACTGAGGATAAACAAGAGGAAAAAACTGATAAAAAAGTATCAGAAGAACTCCAAACCAATGAATACAGGGAGATAGAAAAATACCTGAAAGAAAATCACGGGGTGGATGTGACACCTGAATCACATTTAGAGCTAGATCTAGGTCTTGATTCTCTAGATCTGGTTGAGATATTATCATTTATAGAAAACTCCTTTGGGGTGGAGATACAAGAGGACGAATTTGTAAATATAGGAAGTATAGAGGACCTGTGCAAATTTATAAGGGAAAAGGGTGGGGAATATCGTGAGGGAGATATAAACTGGAATACTATTCTTAATAAGGATATAGAGGTTGATCTCCCCAAATCTGCTGCTGTTAGCAAGATATTCAAACTTTTAACGGCTCCGATATTTAAATTTCATTTAAAACTTGAGAAAACAGGGATGGAAAACATACCAGACACCCCCTGTATTTTTGCAGGAAACCATCAGAGTCTAGCTGATGGATTTGCCTTCAATCAGGCATTGTCAAACAAGAAACTTGAAAAAACATACTACCTGGCAACGGTAGTTCAATTTAAGACCCCTCTGAAGCTTTTTTTAGCAAAGAGAGGTAATGTTGTCATTGTAGATATAAATAAAAATTTGAAAGAAACTCTTCAAATAGCTGCAAAAGTTTTAAAAAGTGGGAAAAATCTGGTAATATTTCCTGAAGGAGCAAGGACGAGGGACGGAGAAATTCAAGAGTTTAAAAAATCTTTTGCTATACTCTCTAAAGAGCTAAATATACCTGTTGTTCCCTTTGGAATAGACGGGGCCTATGAGGCTATGCCATTTGGAAAATCATTCCCTCAACGAGGAAAAATGAGACTTAATTTCTTTCCTGCAGTAGAACCCGGTGGAAAAGAGTTAGAAGAGATAATGAACGAAACCAAGGATATTATAGATAAGTGGATAAAAAAATCTTAA
- a CDS encoding sigma-70 family RNA polymerase sigma factor has translation MMEVNLVKMAQDGDQEAVAQIFNKYRGLVLMKSKNYFLNGADRDDLLQEGMIGLLKAIRAYDDGKNTSFNTFASLCIKRQIITAIKNSNSGKHRMLNLASNGFYEGEESNVSYERKSFNFYNPEEIFLGKEKLEALKKYLNDNLSKMENEIFDYMLLGNNYIEIAEKTGRKIKSVDNAIQRIKKKVKGFLEDYELLRRLELGAL, from the coding sequence ATGATGGAAGTCAATTTGGTTAAGATGGCTCAAGATGGAGATCAAGAGGCAGTTGCTCAGATTTTTAACAAGTATAGGGGACTTGTTTTAATGAAGAGTAAGAATTACTTTTTAAACGGAGCTGACAGAGACGATTTATTGCAAGAGGGAATGATAGGCCTATTAAAGGCTATACGGGCCTATGATGATGGGAAAAACACATCTTTTAATACATTTGCATCTCTTTGTATAAAGAGGCAGATAATAACAGCCATAAAAAATTCTAATTCAGGTAAGCATCGCATGCTCAATCTAGCTTCCAATGGATTTTATGAAGGTGAAGAAAGTAATGTTTCATATGAACGTAAATCTTTTAACTTTTATAACCCAGAAGAGATATTTTTGGGAAAAGAAAAGTTAGAAGCTTTGAAAAAGTACTTAAACGATAATTTAAGTAAGATGGAAAACGAGATCTTTGATTATATGCTACTGGGAAACAACTATATTGAGATTGCTGAAAAAACAGGTAGAAAAATAAAATCTGTAGACAATGCTATTCAGAGAATCAAAAAGAAAGTTAAAGGATTTTTGGAAGATTATGAACTTCTGAGAAGATTGGAACTAGGGGCCCTTTAA
- a CDS encoding toxin-antitoxin system YwqK family antitoxin: MKKIILFLFMILSLISYSEKVTTYYENGTLYKTANFRDGKLEGELLVYYENGKVEVKSNWKDGKLEGERIFYYKNGKISEKSNWNGGKQEGEVVIYYENGNIEGMANWENGKQEGETIYYYENGKIGQKSNWRKGKIEGLVTHYYENGKISEESNWKDGKQEGKTIGYYENGNIEGKSNWKDGKLEGTAIIYYENGKIKGKINFKNGKQEGITLLYHENGNISEKSSWKNGKEEGEVYLYDVDGNLYRIETYSDGKVENILRMY; encoded by the coding sequence ATGAAAAAAATAATATTATTTTTATTTATGATTTTAAGTTTAATTTCCTACTCAGAAAAAGTAACAACATATTATGAAAATGGTACTTTATATAAAACAGCAAATTTTAGAGATGGTAAGCTAGAAGGGGAGCTGCTGGTCTATTATGAAAACGGAAAGGTAGAAGTAAAATCAAACTGGAAAGACGGTAAATTAGAAGGGGAAAGAATATTTTATTATAAAAACGGAAAAATAAGTGAAAAATCAAATTGGAACGGTGGTAAACAAGAAGGGGAAGTGGTGATTTACTATGAGAACGGAAATATAGAAGGAATGGCAAATTGGGAAAATGGTAAGCAGGAAGGGGAAACAATATATTACTATGAAAACGGAAAAATAGGGCAAAAATCAAATTGGAGAAAAGGGAAAATAGAAGGACTGGTAACGCATTACTATGAAAACGGAAAAATAAGTGAGGAGTCAAATTGGAAAGACGGTAAACAAGAAGGTAAAACAATAGGTTACTATGAAAATGGAAATATAGAAGGAAAATCAAATTGGAAAGACGGTAAACTAGAAGGGACAGCAATAATTTACTATGAAAACGGAAAGATAAAAGGAAAAATAAACTTTAAAAATGGTAAGCAAGAAGGTATAACATTACTTTACCATGAAAATGGAAATATAAGTGAAAAGTCAAGTTGGAAAAATGGTAAAGAAGAAGGTGAAGTATATTTATATGATGTTGATGGAAACTTATATAGAATAGAAACCTATTCTGATGGAAAAGTAGAGAACATACTGCGAATGTATTAA
- a CDS encoding diguanylate cyclase, translated as MKVRGEPLDSKILKYNSKYAEPKSSMFQMLEKDGKIIYVNENWLKETGYREDEVIGKYFRDFLPEESIEHVKKGFPRLRDYGCIENLPLKLKKKDGIVIEAVLNGISVYDENGEFLNTRCELKTINYFIKYNQYMQTLLEEEIFLKKSLYMKSQINNALLFSESLSEFLKHVLFVLSEPSEVFSTTVVKFVKDNEVFSESSDPVENPIELEIKRSLIRNDFSEKISDDFMIIEKDKAIEGFENVQNFLDNNDILVISTIVLENKIHMEKTIFLFHLHGEKLSVFKEKWLKLLRNVKDLLSLGLNTFDVYENSQAIAEKLSEFSVLESRHSLNQKDELKNSVYREIERYKRYSTPFSLLIFKISNLDSIKNSVAELWVEEISSNISRVINTSIREIDQLFNLGNEKFIVILTETVENEAIKISERIKKKILNLESGPVNFTINSGVSESQKDDTFSNIYKRLDQSLRDSKKKSKDSLFLC; from the coding sequence ATGAAAGTAAGAGGTGAACCTTTGGACTCTAAAATTCTAAAGTATAATTCCAAATATGCAGAGCCTAAAAGCTCAATGTTTCAGATGCTTGAAAAAGACGGGAAGATAATTTATGTCAATGAGAACTGGCTAAAGGAAACTGGATATAGAGAAGATGAAGTTATAGGGAAATATTTCAGAGATTTTTTGCCTGAGGAAAGTATAGAGCATGTGAAAAAAGGGTTTCCACGTCTCAGGGATTACGGGTGCATAGAAAATTTACCCCTGAAGCTCAAAAAGAAAGATGGTATTGTAATAGAGGCGGTCCTAAACGGTATAAGTGTCTATGACGAAAATGGGGAGTTTTTAAATACGAGATGTGAGTTGAAGACGATTAATTATTTCATAAAATATAATCAGTATATGCAGACTTTGCTAGAGGAAGAAATATTTTTGAAAAAGAGCTTATATATGAAATCACAGATAAACAATGCTCTTCTCTTTTCTGAAAGTCTGAGTGAGTTTTTAAAACATGTTTTGTTTGTGCTATCGGAGCCGTCAGAGGTTTTCAGCACCACTGTGGTGAAATTTGTCAAAGATAATGAGGTTTTTTCTGAGAGTTCCGACCCGGTGGAAAATCCCATAGAGCTTGAGATAAAAAGGTCATTAATAAGAAATGATTTTTCAGAGAAAATTTCAGATGACTTTATGATTATTGAGAAAGATAAAGCTATAGAGGGATTTGAAAATGTGCAAAATTTTCTAGATAATAATGATATTCTAGTGATATCTACTATAGTACTAGAAAATAAAATTCATATGGAAAAAACAATATTTTTATTCCACCTTCACGGAGAGAAATTAAGCGTGTTTAAAGAAAAATGGCTGAAATTATTGAGGAATGTCAAAGATTTACTGAGTCTGGGTCTAAATACTTTTGATGTCTATGAAAATAGCCAGGCCATTGCAGAAAAACTATCAGAGTTTTCGGTGCTTGAAAGCAGACACAGTTTAAACCAAAAAGATGAGCTGAAAAATTCTGTCTATAGAGAGATAGAGCGTTATAAAAGATATTCAACTCCTTTTTCTCTTTTGATTTTTAAGATTTCAAATCTAGACAGTATAAAAAACAGTGTTGCCGAGTTGTGGGTAGAAGAGATCTCTTCAAATATTTCAAGGGTAATAAATACCAGTATAAGAGAGATAGATCAACTTTTTAATCTGGGAAATGAGAAGTTTATAGTTATATTGACTGAGACTGTGGAAAATGAAGCGATAAAAATTTCAGAAAGAATAAAAAAGAAGATTTTAAACTTAGAGTCAGGACCTGTAAACTTTACCATAAATTCAGGAGTTTCAGAAAGTCAAAAGGATGATACCTTTAGCAATATTTACAAGAGACTAGATCAAAGCCTCCGGGATTCAAAAAAGAAAAGTAAAGATTCTCTTTTTCTCTGTTAA
- a CDS encoding formate/nitrite transporter family protein, with amino-acid sequence MNKSFLNTAECAEAVVKLAIKKSHTKPSKVFLLGFMGGIFIGLAYVAYITVSQTLGGNFDPGFAKFMGATVFPVGIMLVLFVGGDLFTGNNLAFIGYCTKDVTLKEVLINWVSVWFGNFTGSIFVAWVAFMAGIFKSTAMHAATVSLAEHKVHLTFTEGLFSGFLCNILVALGVWMTFSATDSIGKIFSAWFPIMMFALSGYQHVVANMFVLSIAKMIDPSIYSAGTAITHNLFPVTMGNLLSGGIFIPIIYYTLYLKKEKQ; translated from the coding sequence ATGAACAAAAGTTTTTTAAATACGGCAGAGTGTGCTGAAGCCGTTGTGAAATTAGCCATAAAAAAATCCCACACTAAACCTTCAAAAGTATTTCTGCTTGGATTTATGGGTGGAATCTTCATCGGACTCGCCTATGTGGCATATATAACCGTTTCCCAGACTTTAGGAGGAAATTTTGATCCAGGATTTGCAAAATTTATGGGTGCTACAGTATTCCCAGTGGGGATCATGCTTGTTCTTTTTGTAGGTGGCGACCTTTTCACAGGAAACAACCTGGCCTTTATAGGTTACTGTACAAAAGATGTCACCCTGAAAGAGGTTTTGATAAACTGGGTATCTGTATGGTTTGGTAACTTCACCGGAAGTATATTTGTAGCCTGGGTGGCCTTTATGGCTGGAATTTTCAAAAGCACCGCTATGCATGCTGCAACTGTTAGTCTTGCTGAGCATAAGGTTCACCTTACATTTACAGAGGGCCTTTTTAGTGGATTTTTATGTAATATCCTAGTGGCTTTAGGAGTATGGATGACATTTTCTGCCACAGATTCTATAGGTAAGATTTTTTCAGCTTGGTTTCCAATTATGATGTTTGCTTTATCTGGATACCAGCATGTTGTTGCAAATATGTTTGTCCTTTCCATAGCAAAAATGATAGATCCTTCAATTTATAGTGCAGGTACTGCTATCACTCACAATCTCTTTCCAGTAACAATGGGAAACCTCCTTTCGGGAGGGATATTTATTCCTATTATTTATTATACCCTTTATCTAAAAAAAGAAAAGCAGTAA
- a CDS encoding leucyl aminopeptidase produces the protein MYFKIVKNLKKNYSKNVILYLEDKVEVCNFISDENKVLLSKLMDEKKFKGKMGETLEASFLECGNLINMVLVGVGKENEVTRDAIITAVYKALKNFSGEVIISSEEDKLKNVDAIAEAAYHINYKFERYKTKEKEDKPLIIEYFDPEARSGIIEGEVLGEAVNITRDLVNEPANVIYPKTLAIEAMTLGSKFGFDVEVLEEYEIGEVGMEAFLSVARAAEKRPRLIIMRYFGDKKNPDKITGLVGKGLTYDTGGLSLKPSDSMLEMKSDMGGAATVIGTMCAASKLKVEKNIIAVIAACENSIGGNAYRPGDVIGSMAGKTIEITNTDAEGRLTLADAVTYIIRNEKVSEVIDIATLTGGIVVALGTTVTGVFSNSESMYNKLAKSGEVFGEKLWRMPIFDDYKELVKSDIADLKNSGGRWGSAPGAAKFIEEFSEGIPWMHIDIAGTAFVTAAKDYFPKGATGNMVRSLYGYLKTK, from the coding sequence ATGTATTTTAAAATTGTAAAAAATCTTAAAAAAAATTATTCTAAAAATGTGATTCTTTATCTTGAGGATAAAGTAGAAGTTTGTAATTTTATATCAGATGAAAATAAAGTGCTTTTAAGCAAGCTTATGGATGAAAAAAAGTTTAAGGGTAAAATGGGAGAAACATTAGAAGCCAGCTTTTTAGAATGTGGGAATCTTATTAATATGGTTCTCGTAGGAGTAGGGAAGGAAAACGAGGTGACACGAGACGCGATAATAACGGCAGTGTACAAGGCTCTAAAGAATTTCTCTGGAGAGGTTATAATAAGTTCTGAGGAAGATAAGCTAAAGAATGTAGATGCCATTGCAGAGGCAGCCTACCACATAAATTATAAGTTTGAAAGATATAAAACAAAGGAAAAAGAGGACAAACCCCTTATCATAGAATATTTTGATCCAGAAGCAAGGAGCGGGATTATAGAGGGAGAAGTCCTAGGAGAGGCTGTAAATATAACCAGAGACCTTGTAAATGAACCTGCAAACGTTATCTACCCTAAGACTCTTGCAATTGAAGCTATGACTCTAGGATCAAAATTTGGATTTGATGTAGAAGTCCTAGAAGAATATGAGATCGGTGAAGTGGGAATGGAGGCTTTTCTTTCGGTGGCACGTGCTGCAGAAAAAAGACCTAGACTTATTATAATGAGATATTTTGGAGATAAAAAAAATCCTGATAAAATAACAGGACTTGTGGGGAAGGGCCTAACCTATGATACAGGAGGACTTTCTCTGAAGCCTAGCGACAGCATGCTAGAGATGAAATCTGATATGGGAGGGGCGGCCACTGTCATAGGCACCATGTGTGCAGCATCTAAGCTGAAGGTAGAGAAAAATATAATAGCTGTAATAGCCGCCTGTGAAAACTCTATAGGGGGAAATGCCTACAGACCGGGAGATGTTATAGGAAGTATGGCAGGGAAGACAATAGAGATAACAAATACAGATGCAGAGGGAAGGTTGACCCTTGCAGATGCTGTTACCTATATAATAAGAAATGAGAAAGTGAGTGAAGTAATAGATATAGCTACCCTTACAGGTGGCATAGTTGTGGCCCTGGGAACAACAGTTACCGGAGTATTCAGTAATAGTGAATCTATGTATAATAAACTTGCAAAATCAGGAGAGGTATTCGGTGAAAAACTATGGAGGATGCCTATATTTGATGATTATAAAGAACTAGTAAAATCAGACATTGCTGATCTTAAAAACTCAGGAGGGAGATGGGGAAGTGCTCCCGGTGCTGCAAAATTTATAGAGGAATTCTCAGAAGGTATCCCTTGGATGCATATAGATATAGCCGGGACAGCCTTTGTAACTGCGGCAAAGGATTATTTTCCAAAGGGAGCTACGGGAAATATGGTGAGGTCCCTCTATGGTTATCTAAAGACAAAATAA